One part of the Brevundimonas sp. NIBR11 genome encodes these proteins:
- a CDS encoding alkene reductase, protein MTKLFDPIDLGAIHLKNRIAMAPLTRSRAIEGEVPNPLAVEYYAQRASTGLIISEATQISRSGQGYPNTPGIFTAEQVAGWKPITDAVHAKGGKMVAQLWHVGRVSLSDYQPDGLPGFAPSAIAIASGQGMRPDFSMTDFETPRALTVEQIEAIVGDYVHAAKNAIEAGFDGVEIHAANGYLIDQFLKDGANKREDQYGGSVENRARFMLEVTTAVVDAIGADRTGIRLSPSNGANGTLDSDPASIFLYAAAALKPFGLAYLHLIEGEEGTPMSIKNGAPQLAKQMREAFGGPVMLNGGLTRELAEKALAEGRADLVSSGVPVLSNPDLVERWKKNAPLNAPDKATFYGGGAKGYTDYPFLETAEA, encoded by the coding sequence ATGACGAAGCTTTTCGACCCCATCGATCTCGGAGCGATCCATCTGAAGAACCGGATCGCCATGGCTCCTTTGACGCGAAGCAGGGCCATCGAAGGGGAAGTTCCCAATCCGCTGGCGGTCGAATACTACGCCCAGCGCGCCTCGACCGGCCTGATCATCTCCGAGGCCACGCAGATCAGTCGCTCGGGTCAGGGCTATCCGAACACCCCCGGCATCTTCACCGCTGAACAGGTCGCCGGCTGGAAGCCGATCACCGACGCGGTCCACGCCAAGGGCGGCAAGATGGTCGCCCAGCTGTGGCACGTGGGCCGGGTGTCGCTGTCCGACTATCAGCCGGACGGACTGCCGGGCTTCGCGCCGTCCGCCATCGCCATCGCGAGCGGTCAGGGCATGCGCCCGGACTTCTCGATGACCGACTTCGAGACCCCGCGGGCCCTTACGGTCGAGCAGATCGAGGCGATCGTCGGCGACTATGTCCACGCGGCGAAGAACGCGATCGAGGCGGGGTTTGACGGCGTCGAGATCCATGCCGCCAACGGCTATCTGATCGACCAATTCCTGAAGGACGGCGCGAACAAGCGCGAGGACCAGTACGGCGGCTCGGTCGAGAACCGCGCGCGTTTCATGCTGGAAGTGACGACCGCCGTGGTGGACGCGATCGGGGCGGACCGCACCGGCATTCGCCTGTCGCCGTCGAACGGAGCGAACGGGACGCTCGACAGCGATCCGGCCTCCATCTTCCTGTATGCCGCCGCCGCCCTTAAGCCGTTCGGCTTGGCCTATCTGCACCTGATCGAGGGCGAAGAAGGTACGCCCATGTCGATCAAGAACGGCGCCCCGCAGCTGGCCAAACAGATGCGCGAGGCCTTCGGCGGGCCGGTGATGCTGAACGGCGGCCTGACGCGCGAACTGGCCGAAAAGGCGCTCGCCGAGGGCCGCGCCGATCTGGTCAGCTCCGGCGTGCCGGTCCTCTCAAATCCGGACCTGGTCGAGCGCTGGAAAAAGAACGCGCCGCTCAACGCACCCGACAAGGCGACCTTCTACGGCGGCGGCGCCAAGGGCTACACCGACTACCCGTTCCTGGAAACGGCCGAAGCCTGA
- a CDS encoding peptide chain release factor 3, which yields MSKLTLEQEAGRRRTFAIIAHPDAGKTTLTEHILLSGGAIRAAGAVRARGENRRTQSDWMKIEKERGISVSASVMTFEHDGKMFNLLDTPGHEDFSEDTYRTLTAADCAIMVLDAAKGIEPQTLKLFEVCRLRDIPIITFINKLDREAQDPMALLDEIASRLQLDPAPIWWPAESGNRLRGMVEMGTGRFQPYAKKPAGSKDEVAHPAALPLSEAAEYFEEGEHQAMIDAQELVEAGYPTFDRQSFLEGHMTPVLWGSALRHFGIDELLAAIGEWAPPPKVMPARKEAPPETRNAPAPVELTVQPGSNEVTGFVFKVQANMDPNHRDRIAMFRMASGSFKRGMKLKVQNTGKQLSVNAPIMFFASDRELADDAFAGDVIGIPNHGVLRVGDSLSESGMIRFAGLPNFAPEILQRVRVKDPLKAKHLKKALDGLAEEGVTQLFRPEIGADFIVGAVGQLQFEVMADRLGEEYGLEVIFEHSPYAEARWIDGEKADVEDFMSKYRGQMARDIDQAPVFLAKSSWETGYVMERFPKVAFTKTKERG from the coding sequence ATGTCGAAACTCACCCTCGAACAGGAGGCCGGTCGCCGCCGGACCTTCGCCATCATCGCCCACCCCGACGCCGGCAAGACGACGCTGACGGAGCATATCCTGCTGTCCGGCGGGGCCATCCGGGCGGCCGGCGCGGTGCGGGCGCGCGGCGAGAACCGGCGCACCCAGTCCGACTGGATGAAGATTGAGAAGGAGCGCGGCATTTCCGTCTCCGCCTCGGTCATGACGTTCGAGCACGACGGCAAGATGTTCAACCTGCTCGATACGCCGGGCCACGAGGACTTCTCGGAAGACACCTATCGCACCCTCACTGCCGCCGACTGCGCCATCATGGTGCTGGACGCCGCCAAGGGTATCGAGCCGCAGACGCTGAAGCTGTTCGAGGTCTGCCGCCTGCGCGACATCCCGATCATCACCTTCATCAACAAGCTGGACCGCGAAGCCCAGGACCCGATGGCCCTGCTGGACGAGATCGCGTCACGGCTTCAGCTCGACCCCGCCCCCATCTGGTGGCCGGCCGAAAGCGGCAACCGTCTGCGCGGCATGGTCGAGATGGGGACCGGCCGCTTCCAGCCCTACGCCAAGAAGCCGGCCGGTTCGAAGGACGAGGTCGCCCATCCCGCCGCCCTCCCGCTGTCGGAGGCCGCCGAATATTTCGAAGAGGGCGAGCATCAGGCGATGATCGACGCTCAGGAACTGGTCGAGGCGGGCTATCCGACCTTCGACCGCCAGTCCTTCCTCGAAGGCCACATGACGCCGGTTCTGTGGGGTTCGGCGCTCCGCCACTTCGGCATCGACGAACTGCTGGCCGCCATCGGCGAATGGGCCCCTCCGCCCAAGGTCATGCCGGCGCGCAAGGAGGCTCCGCCCGAGACCCGCAACGCCCCCGCTCCCGTCGAACTGACGGTCCAGCCGGGGTCCAACGAGGTCACCGGCTTCGTCTTCAAGGTCCAGGCCAACATGGACCCCAACCACCGCGACCGCATCGCCATGTTCCGTATGGCGTCCGGCAGCTTCAAGCGCGGCATGAAGCTGAAGGTCCAGAACACCGGCAAGCAGCTGTCGGTGAACGCCCCCATCATGTTCTTCGCCTCGGACCGCGAACTGGCGGACGACGCCTTCGCCGGCGACGTTATCGGCATCCCGAACCACGGCGTCCTGCGCGTCGGCGACAGCCTCTCGGAAAGCGGGATGATCCGCTTCGCCGGCCTGCCGAACTTCGCTCCCGAAATCCTCCAGCGCGTACGGGTCAAGGATCCGCTCAAGGCCAAGCACCTGAAGAAGGCGCTGGACGGCCTGGCCGAGGAAGGCGTCACCCAGCTGTTCCGCCCGGAAATCGGGGCGGACTTCATCGTCGGCGCCGTGGGCCAGCTTCAGTTCGAGGTCATGGCCGACCGTCTGGGCGAAGAATACGGCCTCGAAGTCATCTTCGAACACAGCCCCTATGCCGAGGCGCGCTGGATCGACGGTGAGAAGGCCGACGTCGAGGACTTCATGTCCAAATACCGCGGCCAGATGGCCCGCGACATCGACCAGGCCCCGGTCTTCCTGGCCAAGTCCAGCTGGGAGACCGGCTACGTCATGGAGCGCTTCCCGAAGGTCGCCTTCACCAAGACGAAGGAACGGGGCTGA
- a CDS encoding DUF1570 domain-containing protein yields MKRSSLMRTVCAVAALMLGAGSAHAEWLRAETDHFIIYGDTSRGAITSYAQKVERFDALLRVYYPIRIDHEIPKLEIFLAGGQDDMRRASPGISPTIGGFYSPTGGRIHAVANTESAMADDVIFHEYGHHFMFQMASNAYPAWFVEGFAEYYATVQIRNGRFQIGRINEGRMRSLNGSYYTWPPLSDVLRWRIDSRGRYRGADYYALSWAMAHYFLSDPERRRKLGVYLNAVSEGADPVDALPGTVGMTAEQLQAEIRSYVLGTMIYLTPQIDVPNPAVAVTAMTPDEGRLAWLDLRLDRMDPTEREITPTRLDGETDAAYEARTAEARAEYAEERADLIRDALAGAAVNPTDPASLKVRARAQRLSGDDDAAVATLAPLLSDGSTDARALRLAGEILLDQSMSNGEAAPAQVRQARGYLARSLDLDPLDFQTYVALDRSRVNAEGYPSPNDLTTLQVANELAPQSFDVRMRYARALMARDRDLEAVRMLSPVANSPHANATRTQARVLLAQARADAGLSVEAAGEAPPEEAPGEDAGGGG; encoded by the coding sequence ATGAAACGGTCTTCACTGATGCGGACGGTCTGCGCCGTCGCGGCGCTTATGCTCGGCGCGGGGTCGGCTCATGCCGAATGGCTGCGGGCCGAGACCGATCACTTCATCATCTACGGCGACACCTCGCGCGGGGCGATCACCAGCTACGCCCAGAAGGTGGAGCGGTTCGACGCCCTGCTGCGCGTCTACTATCCGATCCGCATCGACCACGAGATCCCCAAGCTGGAGATCTTCCTGGCCGGCGGTCAGGACGACATGCGCCGCGCCTCGCCGGGCATCAGCCCGACCATCGGCGGTTTCTATTCGCCGACGGGGGGCCGCATTCATGCGGTCGCCAACACCGAAAGCGCGATGGCGGACGACGTGATCTTCCACGAGTACGGTCACCACTTCATGTTCCAGATGGCGTCGAACGCCTATCCCGCCTGGTTCGTGGAGGGGTTCGCCGAATACTACGCCACCGTCCAGATCCGGAACGGCCGGTTCCAGATCGGTCGCATTAATGAAGGCCGCATGCGGTCGCTGAACGGCTCCTACTACACCTGGCCGCCGCTTTCTGACGTGCTGCGCTGGCGCATCGACTCCCGGGGGCGCTACCGGGGTGCGGACTACTACGCCCTGTCCTGGGCCATGGCCCACTATTTCCTCAGCGACCCCGAGCGGCGTCGCAAGCTGGGCGTCTATCTGAATGCGGTCTCCGAGGGCGCCGATCCGGTCGATGCCCTGCCCGGCACGGTGGGCATGACGGCCGAGCAGCTTCAGGCCGAGATCCGCAGCTATGTCTTGGGGACGATGATCTATCTGACGCCCCAGATCGATGTGCCGAACCCGGCGGTCGCCGTCACGGCGATGACGCCGGACGAAGGCCGTCTGGCCTGGCTCGACCTGCGGCTGGACCGCATGGATCCGACCGAGCGCGAGATCACCCCGACCCGGCTCGACGGCGAAACCGACGCCGCCTACGAGGCTCGGACCGCTGAAGCGCGCGCCGAATACGCCGAAGAACGCGCCGATCTGATCCGCGACGCCCTGGCCGGCGCCGCCGTCAATCCGACCGATCCCGCCAGCCTCAAGGTCAGGGCGCGCGCGCAGCGGCTGTCGGGCGACGACGACGCCGCCGTCGCCACCCTGGCGCCCCTGCTCTCGGATGGATCGACCGACGCCCGGGCGCTGAGGCTGGCGGGCGAGATCCTGCTGGACCAGTCCATGTCGAACGGCGAGGCGGCTCCCGCCCAGGTCCGTCAGGCGCGCGGCTATCTGGCGCGTTCGCTCGATCTCGACCCTCTGGATTTCCAGACCTATGTCGCCCTGGACCGGTCGCGCGTGAACGCCGAGGGCTATCCCTCGCCCAACGACCTGACGACGCTTCAGGTCGCCAACGAACTGGCGCCCCAGTCCTTCGATGTGCGAATGCGCTACGCCCGCGCGCTGATGGCGCGAGATCGCGATCTGGAAGCAGTGCGGATGCTGAGCCCGGTGGCGAACAGCCCTCACGCCAATGCGACGCGGACCCAGGCGCGGGTGCTCCTAGCCCAGGCGCGCGCCGACGCCGGCTTGTCGGTCGAGGCCGCCGGCGAGGCTCCGCCCGAAGAAGCGCCCGGAGAAGACGCAGGCGGCGGCGGGTGA
- a CDS encoding DUF1491 family protein: MLLNSDLWVGALIRRAQIEGANATVVRKGDARAGTVIVKAYNTSDRTARVYSEAFGPDGERLWIQPATGTEGELDAYIERQRNYDPDLWVVEVEDRQGRHFIVEKVAD, encoded by the coding sequence TTGCTTCTGAACTCAGACCTGTGGGTGGGCGCCCTGATCCGCCGCGCCCAGATCGAAGGGGCCAATGCGACGGTCGTGCGCAAGGGAGACGCGCGCGCCGGGACCGTGATCGTGAAGGCCTACAACACGTCAGACCGCACGGCGCGGGTCTACAGCGAAGCCTTCGGCCCCGACGGCGAGCGTCTCTGGATCCAGCCCGCGACCGGGACGGAGGGCGAACTCGACGCCTACATCGAGCGTCAGCGGAACTACGATCCCGACCTCTGGGTCGTGGAGGTCGAGGATCGTCAGGGGCGGCATTTCATCGTCGAGAAGGTCGCCGATTAA
- a CDS encoding HAMP domain-containing sensor histidine kinase, whose product MAEGLSALTAWHAAWAVATALSAIAGATLGGLSASSIFGVAAMVLPGAAGLVLLRRDGTGERSLLLVGWTLAALAAAMLSGGLAGPLVGAVVMPFVAALALGGPRHGVRLAQAGAVGSGIAALGGQVSALLIGPPPSQPIPASVSVVLATGAALLAVRLAWRLRENRLVAAEAMAHRVETILAATPGLTLVMEPSGRVLAAYGAPPPALEPDALFQSGLIAAVHAPDRPAILAAIDRALAGHEGQVQFAPRVALDRRVNLIVRRMDDGDGTPRVIAQAFDATRQFATEIGLEAARAEAEARDSGKTRFLANMSHELRTPLNAVLGFSDIMRQRIFGPLPQKYADYADSIHQAGGHLLDLINDVLDVSKIEAERYELSREVFDAREGVSAAVALVRVAASDKGVFLNSLVPDQPLSVDADKRALKQITLNLLSNAIKFTPAGGSVTLTLEVIGPYLELVVSDTGVGIAARDLKRLGRPFEQAGAVEQKVQGTGLGLSLVRALAELHGGRMSLDSTLGEGTAVTVRMPVAVAARPVLPEGGAEVIPFNAGG is encoded by the coding sequence ATGGCCGAAGGTCTGTCCGCCCTCACGGCGTGGCACGCCGCCTGGGCCGTGGCGACCGCCCTGTCGGCGATCGCAGGGGCGACCTTGGGCGGCCTCAGCGCCTCCTCGATCTTCGGCGTGGCGGCCATGGTCCTGCCCGGAGCGGCCGGTCTGGTCCTGCTACGGCGCGACGGGACAGGCGAGCGGTCGTTGCTGCTGGTCGGCTGGACCCTGGCCGCGCTGGCGGCGGCCATGCTGTCAGGCGGGCTGGCGGGGCCTCTGGTCGGCGCCGTCGTCATGCCCTTCGTCGCCGCCCTGGCGTTGGGCGGGCCCCGCCACGGCGTGCGTCTGGCCCAGGCCGGCGCGGTCGGATCGGGCATTGCCGCCCTGGGCGGACAGGTCTCGGCCCTGTTGATCGGCCCCCCGCCCAGCCAGCCCATCCCGGCCTCGGTGTCGGTCGTCCTGGCCACCGGGGCGGCCTTGCTGGCCGTCCGACTGGCCTGGCGGCTGCGCGAGAACAGGCTGGTCGCAGCCGAGGCCATGGCCCATCGTGTCGAGACGATCCTCGCCGCGACGCCGGGCCTGACCCTGGTGATGGAGCCTTCGGGACGGGTGCTGGCCGCCTATGGCGCGCCCCCGCCGGCGCTGGAGCCGGACGCCCTGTTCCAGTCCGGCCTGATCGCCGCCGTCCATGCGCCGGATCGCCCCGCCATCCTCGCAGCCATCGACCGGGCTCTGGCGGGCCATGAGGGGCAGGTCCAGTTCGCCCCTCGCGTGGCGCTGGACCGCCGCGTCAATCTCATCGTCCGCCGCATGGACGACGGAGACGGGACCCCGCGCGTCATCGCTCAGGCCTTCGACGCCACTCGCCAGTTCGCCACCGAGATCGGCCTCGAAGCCGCCCGCGCCGAGGCCGAGGCCCGCGACAGCGGCAAGACTCGCTTCCTCGCCAATATGAGCCACGAACTGCGCACGCCGCTGAACGCCGTGCTCGGCTTCTCCGACATCATGCGCCAGCGCATCTTCGGCCCCCTGCCCCAGAAATACGCCGACTACGCCGACAGCATCCATCAGGCGGGCGGCCACCTGCTGGACCTGATCAACGACGTGCTGGACGTGTCCAAGATCGAGGCCGAACGCTATGAGCTGTCGCGCGAGGTGTTCGACGCCCGCGAGGGGGTGTCCGCCGCCGTCGCGCTCGTCCGCGTGGCGGCCAGCGACAAGGGCGTCTTCCTGAACAGTCTGGTTCCGGACCAGCCGCTGAGCGTCGACGCCGACAAGCGGGCGCTGAAGCAGATCACGCTGAACCTGTTGTCCAACGCCATCAAATTCACGCCTGCAGGCGGATCGGTGACCCTGACGCTGGAGGTCATCGGCCCGTATCTGGAACTGGTCGTGTCCGACACCGGCGTTGGCATCGCCGCCCGCGACCTGAAGCGTCTGGGCCGCCCGTTCGAACAGGCGGGCGCGGTTGAGCAGAAGGTCCAGGGCACGGGTCTGGGCCTGTCCCTGGTGCGGGCCCTTGCCGAACTGCACGGCGGCAGGATGAGCCTGGACTCGACGCTGGGTGAAGGTACGGCCGTGACGGTGCGGATGCCGGTGGCGGTTGCGGCACGGCCGGTCCTGCCCGAGGGCGGCGCGGAGGTGATCCCCTTCAACGCAGGAGGCTGA